One region of Zingiber officinale cultivar Zhangliang chromosome 7B, Zo_v1.1, whole genome shotgun sequence genomic DNA includes:
- the LOC122007053 gene encoding uncharacterized protein LOC122007053 has protein sequence MFLKAINCEGEYKDKAFISKLLINTINEVGHQNVVQVVTDNAPVCKAAGLLVEAKYPHIFWTPCVVHTLNLALKNICAPTDSLQNKEAFDECKWIAEVANDASMIKNFIMNHNMRLSMFNDNSNLKMLSLADTRFASTIIMLKRFRQIKKCLENMVISERWDLYKEDDVVKAKVVKYKILDDQFWEQIDYILAFTSPIYEMLRKANTDQPCLHLVYEWWDEMIEKMRVAISKGPHSGDSKFYDVVHNILVERWNKSNTPLHCLAHSLNPRYYSHEWLQESPNRLPPHRDIEVSRERKKCIERYYSNSSERRSVNEEFASFSAAIDDFSDNDSMRDRGLMSPTKWWVIHGASTPTLQSLALKLLGHPSSSSCCERNWSTYNFIHSLKRNKITPQRAEHLVYVHYNLRLLSRRSPHYNEGESKMWDVGADGFDSMDMEGAAILEIANLSLDEPELESVLFTDEGGVGDETDMDV, from the exons ATGTTTTTGAAGGCGATAAATTGTGAAGGTGAGTACAAGGATAAAGCTTTCATCTCTAAGTTGCTCATTAATACCATAAATGAAGTGGGACATCAGAATGTTGTCCAAGTGGTCACCGATAATGCTCCTGTTTGCAAAGCTGCTGGGCTACTCGTTGAGGCAAAGTACCCACACATATTTTGGACTCCTTGCGTTGTGCACACATTGAATCTTGCTTTGAAGAATATTTGTGCACCGACTGACTCTCTACAAAACAAAGAAGCCTTTGATGAATGCAAGTggatagcagaagtagcaaatgaTGCTTCAATGATCAAGAATTTTATCATGAATCACAATATGAGATTATCCATGTTCAACGATAACTCAAACTTGAAGATGCTATCACTTGCGGATACTCGATTTGCTTCTACGATCATTATGCTTAAAAGGTTCAGACAAATCAAGAAATGTCTTGAAAACATGGTGATTAGTGAAAGATGGGATTTGTACAAGGAGGATGATGTAGTGAAGGCCAAAGTAGTGAAGTACAAGATATTGGATGATCAATTTTGGGAACAAATTGATTATATACTTGCTTTCACAAGTCCAATTTATGAGATGCTAAGGAAAGCAAACACTGATCAGCCTTGTCTTCATTTAGTTTATGAGTGGTGGGATGAAATGATAGAAAAAATGAGAGTTGCTATCTCAAAGGGGCCTCATAGTGGAGATTCAAAGTTTTATGATGTTGTTCATAATATTCTAGTGGAGCGATGGAATAAAAGCAATACACCTCTTCATTGTTTGGCGCATTCTTTGAATCCAAG GTATTATAGCCATgagtggctccaagaatctccTAATCGTCTTCCTCCTCATAGGGACATCGAAGTTTCAAGGGAAAGGAAAAAGTGCATTGAAAGATACTACTCCAATTCATCCGAACGAAGAAGTGTTAATGAGGAGTTTGCCTCTTTTTCAGCTGCCATTGATGATTTTTCTGATAATGATTCAATGCGTGATCGAGGTTTGATGTCTCCAACTAAGTGGTGGGTTATCCATGGTGCTTCTACACCAACTCTTCAAAGTTTAGCTTTAAAGCTACTTGGGcacccatcttcttcttcttgttgtgagagaaattggagCACCTACAATTTCATACACTCATTGAAGAGGAACAAGATAACACCACAAAGAGCGGAACATTTGGTATATGTTCACTATAACCTTCGTCTTTTATCTAGGAGGAGTCCACATTATAATGAAGGAGAAAGTAAGATGTGGGATGTTGGAGCAGATGGGTTTGATTCCATGGACATGGAGGGTGCTGCTATCCTTGAAATTGCCAATTTGTCTCTTGATGAACCTGAATTGGAGTCGGTCTTATTTACTGACGAAGGCGGTGTTGGCGATGAGACCGATAtggatgtttga